The proteins below are encoded in one region of Salmo salar chromosome ssa02, Ssal_v3.1, whole genome shotgun sequence:
- the LOC106580057 gene encoding hemojuvelin — protein MGTLALCSHYSQLSWKRSVIVAMLLFHLCCLQVWASCRILRCNSDFVAVTLDLGGSGGGGGGGSREGNAGYCSALRSYAMCTRRMARACRGDLAYHSAVQGIEDLLIQHSCPRTGPTAQPRPLPQAPISGDACIYEKGYVQREGRTPDYLHCGVFGDPHVRTFRDEFQTCAVQGAWPLIDNEYLYVQATSAPMRGGAYATALITITIIFKNWRQCIEQQIYQAELDNVPAAFLDGSVTSGERQGQHSLSIHSDLPGRQAEIRAAHIGTTLVVRQSGRSLGLSVRSPSAIAEAFTPEQDLQLCVYGCPPSQRLETLPSPSSSSSLSSSSSSSQPSAAAHVHCAALLPARDIYYQACLFDLLATGDLNSSMAAVAALEDARGMFSDPNKVHLLLVGKADGSSPCLPLILAVGVLSEHLVALWTGQYL, from the exons ATGGGGACACTGGCCCTTTGCAGCCACTACTCACAGCTGTCATGGAAACGCAGCGTCATAGTGGCAATGCtactgtttcacctgtgctgccTGCAAG TATGGGCATCCTGTCGCATCCTGAGGTGCAACTCTGACTTTGTAGCTGTCACCCTGGACCTTGGGGGCAGCGGTGGGGGCGGAGGAGGAGGCAGCAGAGAGGGCAATGCGGGCTACTGCAGCGCCCTCCGCTCCTATGCCATGTGTACCCGCCGCATGGCCCGTGCCTGCCGGGGCGACCTGGCCTACCACTCGGCCGTGCAGGGCATCGAGGACCTCCTCATCCAGCACAGCTGCCCCAGGACAGGCCCCACCGCTCAGCCCCGGCCCCTGCCACAGGCCCCCATCTCTGGGGACGCCTGCATCTACGAGAAGGGCTACGTCCAGCGTGAGGGCCGGACCCCTGACTATCTCCACTGTGGGGTGTTCGGGGATCCCCATGTTCGCACCTTCCGTGATGAGTTCCAGACGTGCGCTGTACAAGGGGCCTGGCCACTGATAGATAATGAGTATCTATACGTTCAGGCAACTAGCGCCCCCATGAGAGGAGGGGCATATGCCACGGCTCTCATCACG ATTACCATCATCTTTAAGAACTGGCGCCAGTGTATCGAGCAGCAGATCTACCAGGCGGAGCTGGACAACGTTCCCGCAGCCTTCTTGGACGGCTCAGTGACCAGCGGGGAGAGGCAGGGCCAGCACAGCCTGAGCATCCACTCTGATCTGCCTGGGCGCCAGGCTGAGATCCGTGCCGCCCACATCGGCACCACCCTGGTGGTGCGTCAGAGTGGGCGGTCCCTGGGCCTGTCAGTACGCTCGCCAAGTGCCATTGCTGAAGCATTCACCCCCGAGCAGGACctgcagctgtgtgtgtatggctgCCCACCTTCACAGCGCCTAGAGACGCTACCCagcccctcttcttcctcctccctttcctcctcctcttcctccagccAGCCCTCTGCTGCAGCCCATGTCCACTGTGCAGCCCTCCTCCCTGCTAGGGACATCTACTACCAGGCCTGCCTGTTTGACCTGCTGGCCACAGGGGACCTCAACTCCAGTATGGCGGCCGTGGCAGCCCTGGAAGACGCCCGGGGAATGTTCTCAGACCCCAATAAGGTGCATCTGCTACTGGTGGGCAAGGCCGATGGGAGTAGCCCATGTCTGCCTCTGATCCTGGCTGTGGGCGTCCTATCAGAGCATCTGGTGGCTCTTTGGACGGGGCAGTATTTATGA